The proteins below are encoded in one region of Aeromonas jandaei:
- the nuoI gene encoding NADH-quinone oxidoreductase subunit NuoI, whose product MKIFSIIQGVGTQLRSLAMVFSHAWRPRETLNYPEEAVYVPPRYRGRIVLTRDPDGDERCVACNLCAVACPVGCISLQKSEREDGRWYPEFFRINFSRCIFCGLCEEACPTTAIQLTPDFEMGEYRRQDLVYEKEDLLISGPGKYPDYNFYRMSGMAIDGKPKGEAENEAKPIDVKSLLP is encoded by the coding sequence ATGAAAATTTTTAGCATTATCCAGGGTGTTGGCACCCAGTTACGCAGTCTGGCCATGGTCTTCTCCCATGCCTGGCGGCCTCGTGAAACCCTGAACTACCCGGAAGAGGCGGTCTATGTGCCGCCCCGCTACCGCGGCCGTATCGTGCTGACTCGCGATCCGGACGGAGACGAGCGCTGCGTGGCCTGCAACCTCTGCGCGGTTGCCTGCCCGGTCGGCTGCATCTCGCTGCAAAAATCCGAGCGGGAAGATGGCCGCTGGTACCCGGAATTCTTTCGCATCAACTTCTCCCGCTGCATCTTCTGCGGCCTGTGCGAAGAGGCTTGCCCTACCACCGCTATCCAGCTGACGCCGGATTTCGAAATGGGCGAGTATCGCCGCCAGGATCTGGTGTACGAGAAGGAAGATCTGCTGATCAGCGGGCCAGGCAAATACCCGGACTACAACTTCTATCGCATGAGCGGGATGGCCATCGACGGCAAACCGAAAGGGGAAGCCGAAAACGAAGCCAAACCCATCGATGTCAAGAGCCTGCTGCCCTGA
- the nuoG gene encoding NADH-quinone oxidoreductase subunit NuoG, with the protein MATIHVDGKEYEVDGADNLLQACLSLGLDVPYFCWHPALGSVGACRQCAVKQYQNADDKRGRLVMSCMTPATDGTYIAIEDEEAKEFRKSVVEWLMTNHPHDCPVCEEGGACHLQDMTVMTGHNSRRYRFTKRTHQNQDLGPFISHEMNRCIACYRCVRYYKDYAGGEDLGVYGAHDNVYFGRVEDGTLESEFSGNLVEICPTGVFTDKTHSERYNRKWDMQFAPSVCQQCSVGCNISPGERYGELRRIENRFHGSLNHYFLCDRGRFGYGYVNLADRPRQPLLREGNDKLAITVDGALNRAADALRTASGVIGIGSPRASLESNFALRELVGEENFYCGMEQAEWECQQKILQILQHGGVSTPSLRDMEEADAILVLGEDVTMSAARIALALRQAVKGKARELARKMKVDLWQVAAVQTLGQNERYPLLITSLDNTRLDDVAADKLHAPYADQARLGFAIANLLDNAAPAIADLSAEQQAQAARWAELLGNAKKPLIIAGSSARSVALVEAASNIARALKGRGLEASIALVAQEANSLGLAMLGGKPLEDAFERIEAQEKLALVTLENDLYRRAPRNRVDAALARLQHLLVIDHQDTRTAQKADLILPAASFAEADGTLVNMEGRAQRFFQVYAPAFYNTDIQVREGWRWLAALQGALEHTSLRWQNFDQINHDCASSNPLLATMLEAAPNAGLRIRGMRLAREPHRYSGRTSMLANQNVSEPRVAQDPDSPFNFSMEGYAGARQPLPQVPFAWAPGWNSPSAWNKFQDEVGGKLRAGDPGRRLLEASEDTLGWFTTIPSSFKAEDALQVVNYVQLFGGEELSARSPVIQTRMNEPELVLNPADAQRLALHAGNQVSFSWGGSHWQLRLRLSEQLAAGLVGLPLGVNGLPTALQQAYLNNLQEVIA; encoded by the coding sequence ATGGCGACCATTCATGTAGACGGTAAAGAGTACGAGGTAGACGGGGCAGATAACCTGCTGCAAGCCTGTCTGTCCCTCGGTCTGGACGTCCCCTATTTTTGCTGGCACCCGGCGCTTGGTAGCGTGGGAGCCTGCCGCCAGTGCGCGGTCAAACAGTATCAAAATGCCGATGACAAGCGTGGCCGTCTGGTGATGTCCTGCATGACACCGGCCACCGATGGCACCTATATCGCCATCGAAGATGAAGAGGCCAAGGAGTTTCGCAAGAGCGTGGTGGAGTGGCTGATGACCAACCACCCCCACGACTGTCCGGTGTGTGAAGAGGGTGGTGCCTGCCACCTGCAGGATATGACGGTGATGACCGGCCACAACAGCCGTCGCTACCGTTTCACCAAACGCACCCACCAGAATCAGGATCTCGGCCCCTTCATCAGCCACGAGATGAACCGCTGCATCGCCTGCTACCGCTGCGTCCGTTACTACAAGGATTATGCCGGTGGCGAGGATCTTGGCGTCTACGGTGCCCACGACAACGTCTATTTCGGACGGGTTGAGGATGGCACGCTGGAGAGCGAATTCTCCGGCAACCTGGTGGAAATCTGCCCTACCGGGGTTTTCACCGATAAGACTCACTCTGAGCGCTACAACCGCAAATGGGACATGCAGTTTGCCCCGAGCGTCTGCCAGCAGTGTTCCGTGGGCTGCAACATCAGCCCGGGCGAACGTTATGGCGAACTGCGCCGTATCGAAAACCGCTTCCACGGCAGCCTCAACCACTACTTCCTCTGCGATCGCGGCCGCTTTGGCTATGGCTATGTCAACCTGGCCGACCGCCCGCGCCAACCGCTGCTGCGTGAAGGTAACGACAAACTGGCCATCACGGTCGATGGTGCCCTCAACCGCGCCGCCGATGCCTTGCGTACCGCCAGCGGAGTGATCGGTATCGGTTCACCCCGCGCGTCGCTGGAGAGCAACTTCGCTCTGCGCGAACTGGTGGGTGAAGAGAACTTCTATTGCGGCATGGAGCAGGCCGAGTGGGAATGCCAGCAGAAGATCCTGCAGATTTTGCAGCATGGTGGCGTATCAACACCAAGCCTGCGCGACATGGAAGAGGCCGACGCCATTCTGGTACTCGGCGAAGATGTCACCATGAGCGCGGCTCGAATTGCGCTGGCCCTGCGTCAAGCCGTCAAGGGCAAGGCCCGCGAACTGGCCCGCAAGATGAAGGTCGACCTGTGGCAGGTTGCCGCGGTGCAGACTCTGGGCCAGAACGAGCGCTATCCGCTGCTCATCACCAGTCTCGACAACACCCGTCTCGATGACGTAGCGGCCGACAAACTGCACGCTCCCTACGCCGATCAGGCGCGCCTTGGCTTTGCCATCGCCAACCTGCTCGACAATGCGGCGCCAGCTATCGCCGACCTCTCTGCCGAGCAGCAGGCTCAGGCTGCACGCTGGGCCGAGCTGCTGGGCAACGCCAAAAAGCCGCTCATCATCGCCGGCTCCAGCGCACGCAGCGTGGCGCTGGTTGAAGCAGCCAGCAATATTGCTCGTGCACTGAAAGGGCGTGGTCTGGAAGCCAGCATCGCGCTGGTTGCCCAGGAGGCCAACTCGCTCGGCCTGGCCATGCTGGGTGGCAAGCCGCTTGAAGATGCTTTCGAGCGCATTGAAGCGCAAGAGAAGCTGGCTCTGGTGACGTTGGAGAACGATCTTTATCGCCGTGCTCCGCGCAACCGTGTGGATGCTGCATTGGCGAGACTGCAGCACCTGCTGGTCATCGATCATCAGGACACCCGGACTGCACAAAAGGCTGATCTGATCCTGCCGGCAGCCAGCTTTGCCGAAGCCGATGGCACCCTGGTGAACATGGAAGGTCGCGCCCAGCGCTTCTTCCAGGTTTATGCTCCGGCCTTCTACAACACCGACATTCAGGTGCGTGAAGGGTGGCGCTGGCTGGCGGCACTGCAAGGTGCTCTTGAGCACACATCTCTGCGCTGGCAGAACTTCGACCAGATCAACCATGACTGCGCCAGCAGCAATCCGCTGCTGGCCACCATGCTTGAAGCAGCCCCCAACGCAGGCTTGCGCATCCGCGGCATGCGTCTGGCTCGTGAACCGCACCGCTACAGTGGCCGCACCTCCATGCTGGCCAACCAGAACGTCAGCGAGCCGCGGGTAGCTCAGGATCCGGATTCCCCCTTCAACTTCTCCATGGAAGGGTATGCCGGGGCACGTCAACCGCTGCCGCAAGTACCGTTCGCCTGGGCTCCAGGCTGGAACTCACCTTCCGCCTGGAACAAGTTCCAGGATGAGGTGGGTGGCAAACTGCGCGCCGGTGATCCGGGTCGCCGTCTGCTGGAAGCAAGCGAAGATACCCTTGGCTGGTTTACTACCATCCCCTCCTCCTTCAAGGCAGAGGATGCACTGCAAGTGGTCAACTATGTCCAGTTGTTTGGTGGCGAGGAGCTCTCCGCCCGCAGCCCGGTCATCCAGACCCGGATGAACGAGCCCGAGCTGGTGCTCAATCCGGCCGATGCGCAGCGTCTGGCCCTGCATGCCGGCAATCAGGTCTCCTTCTCCTGGGGTGGCAGCCACTGGCAACTGCGTCTGCGTCTGAGCGAGCAGCTGGCGGCCGGTCTGGTGGGTCTGCCCCTTGGCGTCAACGGCCTGCCAACTGCGCTGCAACAGGCATATCTCAATAACCTGCAGGAGGTCATCGCATGA
- the nuoH gene encoding NADH-quinone oxidoreductase subunit NuoH, with protein sequence MSDSLIDLLLEVGKALLVLVGIVGAGAFMSFIERRLLALWQDRYGPNRVGPFGLLQLAADMVKMFFKEDWIPPFADRRIFILAPIIAFTAFILAFAVVPISPTWGVADLNVGLLYILAIAGLAVYAVLFAGWSSNNKYSLLGSLRASAQTLSYEVFLGLSLMGVVIQTGSFNLRDIVEAQAGLWNVIPQILGFVTFLFAGVAVTHRHPFDQPEAEQELADGYHIEYAGMKWGLFFVGEYIGIVLISSLIVTLFFGGWHGPWLPPFIWFALKTACFMVFFILLRASLPRPRFDQVMAFGWKVCLPLTLLNMLVTAAVVLMNVQ encoded by the coding sequence ATGAGCGACTCGCTGATTGATCTGTTGCTGGAGGTCGGCAAGGCACTGCTCGTGCTGGTGGGGATCGTGGGGGCTGGCGCCTTCATGAGCTTCATCGAACGCCGCCTGCTGGCGCTGTGGCAGGATCGTTACGGCCCCAACCGGGTTGGCCCATTCGGCCTGCTGCAACTGGCGGCCGACATGGTCAAGATGTTCTTCAAGGAGGACTGGATCCCGCCATTCGCCGATCGGCGGATCTTCATCCTGGCTCCCATCATCGCCTTCACCGCCTTTATTCTGGCGTTTGCGGTGGTGCCGATCAGCCCGACCTGGGGCGTTGCGGATCTCAACGTGGGTCTGCTTTACATCCTGGCCATCGCGGGGCTGGCGGTCTATGCGGTGCTGTTCGCCGGCTGGTCGAGCAACAACAAGTACTCCCTGCTGGGTAGTCTGCGCGCCTCGGCCCAGACCCTCTCCTACGAGGTGTTCCTCGGCCTCTCCCTGATGGGCGTGGTGATCCAGACCGGCAGCTTCAACCTGCGCGACATCGTCGAGGCTCAGGCTGGTCTGTGGAACGTGATCCCGCAGATCCTTGGCTTTGTCACCTTCCTGTTTGCCGGCGTTGCCGTCACCCACCGCCATCCGTTTGACCAGCCGGAGGCAGAGCAGGAGCTCGCCGATGGCTATCACATCGAGTATGCGGGGATGAAATGGGGTCTCTTCTTCGTGGGCGAGTATATCGGCATCGTGCTGATCTCCTCGCTCATCGTGACCCTCTTCTTTGGTGGCTGGCACGGTCCCTGGTTGCCCCCCTTCATCTGGTTTGCTCTGAAGACCGCCTGCTTCATGGTGTTCTTCATCCTGCTGCGGGCCTCCCTGCCTCGCCCGCGCTTTGACCAGGTGATGGCGTTTGGCTGGAAAGTCTGCTTGCCGCTGACCCTGCTCAATATGCTGGTCACCGCGGCAGTAGTGCTGATGAATGTGCAGTGA
- the nuoJ gene encoding NADH-quinone oxidoreductase subunit J produces the protein MELAFYASALVAIYSTLRVISTSNPMHALLNLIISLIAVAMIFFCLGAAFAGALQVIVYAGAIMVLFVFVVMMLNLGSAQAQEKNWLTPMTWVGPALLSLILLGFLAHGILGVTGGLLGVTDVTAKQVGVELFGPYVLAVELASILLLAGLVTAYHLGREDKSGEVLSVPRNQSRPSHEGGQQ, from the coding sequence ATGGAACTGGCATTTTATGCCTCGGCCCTGGTGGCCATTTACAGCACGCTGCGGGTGATCAGCACCAGCAACCCCATGCATGCGCTGCTTAATCTAATTATCTCCCTCATCGCCGTGGCCATGATCTTCTTCTGCTTGGGTGCCGCCTTTGCCGGCGCCCTGCAGGTGATCGTCTACGCAGGCGCCATCATGGTGCTGTTCGTGTTTGTGGTGATGATGCTGAACCTGGGTTCAGCACAGGCGCAGGAGAAAAACTGGCTCACCCCCATGACCTGGGTGGGGCCAGCCCTGCTCTCGCTGATCCTGCTGGGCTTCCTGGCCCACGGCATCCTCGGTGTTACCGGCGGCCTGCTCGGGGTGACCGATGTCACCGCCAAACAGGTGGGTGTCGAACTCTTTGGCCCCTATGTGCTGGCAGTGGAGCTTGCCTCCATCCTGCTGCTGGCGGGTCTGGTGACCGCCTACCATCTGGGCCGGGAAGACAAGAGCGGCGAAGTGCTCTCCGTCC